The Candidatus Stygibacter australis genome includes a window with the following:
- a CDS encoding (2Fe-2S) ferredoxin domain-containing protein, whose translation MKTLEELRQIRQKAQNDLKMRTSSYKYKIVVGMGTSGIAMGARDVMKSFLDEIAARNLKDILVSQTGEKGLSSLEPVVDIIEEGKPTITYGNLNPEKARRIIIEHLVNNHIVNDYVVTTKD comes from the coding sequence ATGAAAACCTTGGAAGAATTGCGCCAAATCCGGCAAAAAGCTCAAAATGATCTAAAAATGCGCACATCCAGTTACAAATACAAGATTGTGGTTGGAATGGGTACTTCCGGGATTGCCATGGGTGCCAGAGATGTGATGAAATCATTTCTGGATGAAATCGCTGCTCGAAACCTTAAAGATATCCTGGTTTCTCAAACCGGAGAAAAAGGTCTTTCATCTCTCGAACCTGTTGTAGATATTATTGAAGAAGGAAAACCCACCATTACCTATGGAAATCTGAACCCCGAAAAAGCCCGACGTATCATTATTGAGCATCTGGTTAATAACCACATTGTGAATGATTATGTGGTCACAACCAAGGATTA